A genomic window from Trueperella bialowiezensis includes:
- a CDS encoding DUF5719 family protein, which produces MSWVNKLTKQLVAAVTGALALGLAAGAATAGYRADRQAPEFIAAPRAEVPHTDGAIVCTGGVIRAVQGGINVSDVDEAITGWAGAYSSHSAAAKPLGGGSDTDGAPTSAEFTGVLPADALHTSDLGVPALTGAIHTGGTVVTGANTHSAAAGDLRGVSVNPCQWPANTVWLVGGASDVGSSLRVTIANPGKTPITVDMTALSSRGILDLGANSQVVLAPESTQSVVLDGLIPADPRIALRLASAGGAFSATMQTATLEGVTPAGIDTITQSEAGTKLVIPGLVINAAAGQEDSTLPDPAYSATLRVVNPNDEPATVSVGVRGTGGTEPLTGGTDVVVAAQSVLDLSLDGIAPGAYAIDVTANRGVTAAVNVTRTDEAGKDVAWLAATEPVSGTGAAAFGPLPASLVLVGQQATWIAYDDAGNELTREQVTIDGTTVVQMPEQAAFVSVDADDVYASLWITTEHGIASVPLIQDMSASSSVRLTVGN; this is translated from the coding sequence ATGAGCTGGGTCAACAAACTGACTAAACAGTTGGTGGCAGCTGTGACGGGTGCGCTCGCGCTCGGCTTGGCCGCCGGAGCTGCAACGGCCGGATATCGCGCCGACAGGCAGGCCCCTGAGTTCATTGCCGCACCGCGAGCCGAAGTACCGCACACAGACGGCGCAATCGTGTGTACGGGTGGCGTGATCCGGGCCGTGCAGGGCGGAATCAACGTGAGCGACGTCGACGAAGCGATCACCGGCTGGGCCGGTGCCTACAGCTCACACAGTGCGGCAGCGAAGCCCCTCGGTGGCGGATCAGATACCGACGGCGCACCTACCAGCGCTGAGTTCACGGGCGTGTTACCAGCTGATGCGCTACATACCTCAGACTTGGGAGTGCCCGCACTAACGGGTGCGATCCACACCGGTGGCACTGTGGTGACCGGCGCGAACACGCACAGCGCGGCAGCAGGCGACCTGCGCGGAGTGAGCGTGAATCCGTGTCAGTGGCCGGCAAACACGGTGTGGCTTGTGGGCGGGGCATCCGACGTCGGCTCTTCGCTGAGGGTGACGATCGCCAACCCGGGTAAGACCCCGATCACCGTGGACATGACGGCGCTGTCGTCACGAGGCATACTCGACCTAGGCGCAAATTCGCAGGTGGTTCTCGCTCCTGAATCGACCCAGAGCGTGGTCTTGGATGGGCTGATCCCCGCCGATCCGCGGATCGCCCTCCGGCTGGCGAGTGCCGGCGGGGCGTTTTCTGCCACCATGCAAACAGCAACCCTCGAGGGCGTGACCCCTGCGGGGATCGACACGATCACTCAGTCCGAGGCGGGAACCAAGCTGGTCATCCCCGGCCTGGTCATCAACGCTGCCGCGGGTCAAGAAGACTCCACGCTGCCAGACCCGGCATACAGCGCCACCTTGCGCGTGGTTAACCCGAATGACGAGCCTGCCACGGTCAGTGTTGGCGTGCGCGGCACGGGCGGCACTGAGCCGCTGACAGGGGGAACCGACGTCGTCGTCGCAGCCCAATCCGTCCTCGACCTGTCACTGGACGGGATCGCACCGGGCGCCTACGCGATCGACGTCACGGCAAATCGCGGCGTCACCGCAGCCGTCAACGTCACACGAACAGACGAGGCCGGCAAGGATGTCGCATGGCTTGCCGCCACCGAACCCGTAAGCGGCACGGGCGCTGCCGCGTTCGGCCCTCTTCCAGCCAGCCTCGTGCTCGTTGGGCAACAGGCCACGTGGATTGCTTACGACGACGCCGGAAACGAACTTACCCGTGAACAGGTCACCATCGACGGCACAACGGTGGTGCAGATGCCCGAGCAGGCAGCCTTCGTGTCAGTCGACGCCGACGACGTCTACGCCAGCCTGTGGATTACGACCGAACATGGCATCGCCTCAGTTCCGCTCATCCAAGATATGAGTGCAAGCAGCTCGGTCAGGCTCACGGTCGGCAACTAA